A single genomic interval of Candidatus Zixiibacteriota bacterium harbors:
- a CDS encoding ABC transporter substrate-binding protein, whose protein sequence is MNKRAWLCFWLLLLIVLTAPQSAQAQGGARKKIHVGVPAVSMGNMIIFFAKEAGIYEKHGLDAEVVVMQGSGIASRALVAGSVAISPIATPTVMNAVLAGSDMVILAHTMPGVVQSLMVRPDIKRTEDLKGKRVGVTTFGSLTDFLVRHVAKKKGLNPDREFALLQIGGDAERLLALKQGKVDAAALSHPAYILAQRAGFVQFWDFFKEVDYPWSEIATTRKQIERDRDLVTRYMRAHIEGIARFKQEPEFAKRVIKKVLRLDDDSLANESWELFAKHRLAAPYPNLKGMKTSYEYVAATRPDVWKHKPEEFADASFVTELDKSGFIKKLYER, encoded by the coding sequence ATGAACAAGCGGGCATGGCTTTGCTTCTGGCTGTTGCTCCTGATCGTGCTCACGGCGCCCCAGTCGGCTCAGGCGCAAGGCGGCGCGCGGAAGAAGATCCACGTGGGGGTCCCGGCGGTGAGCATGGGCAACATGATCATTTTCTTCGCGAAGGAAGCCGGGATCTACGAGAAGCACGGTCTGGACGCCGAGGTCGTGGTCATGCAGGGATCGGGGATCGCCTCGCGGGCGCTCGTGGCCGGGAGCGTCGCGATTTCGCCGATCGCCACGCCGACGGTGATGAACGCGGTCCTGGCGGGCTCCGACATGGTGATTCTTGCCCACACCATGCCCGGGGTGGTGCAGTCGCTGATGGTGCGTCCCGATATCAAGCGGACCGAGGACCTCAAGGGGAAAAGGGTCGGCGTCACCACGTTCGGCTCCCTCACGGACTTCCTCGTGCGCCATGTCGCGAAGAAAAAGGGGTTGAATCCCGATCGGGAATTCGCGCTGCTGCAGATCGGCGGCGACGCCGAGCGCCTGCTCGCCCTGAAGCAGGGAAAGGTCGACGCCGCCGCACTGTCCCATCCAGCTTACATCCTGGCGCAACGCGCCGGCTTCGTGCAGTTCTGGGACTTCTTCAAGGAAGTCGATTACCCGTGGAGCGAGATCGCCACCACGCGGAAGCAGATCGAGAGGGACCGCGACCTCGTGACGCGCTACATGCGCGCTCACATCGAAGGGATCGCGCGGTTCAAGCAAGAGCCGGAGTTCGCCAAACGGGTGATCAAGAAGGTCCTGCGGCTGGACGACGACAGTCTGGCGAACGAATCGTGGGAGCTGTTCGCCAAGCACCGGCTCGCCGCGCCCTATCCGAACCTCAAGGGAATGAAGACCAGCTACGAGTACGTCGCCGCCACGCGGCCCGACGTGTGGAAGCACAAGCCCGAAGAGTTCGCCGACGCCAGTTTCGTAACCGAGCTGGACAAGAGCGGCTTCATCAAGAAGCTCTACGAACGATAG
- a CDS encoding thiamine pyrophosphate-dependent enzyme yields the protein MLPPLPRETLLDFCRRMLVIRHFEESLVPLHDKGVFGGHYHLYIGQEATGVPAISCLRADDYLFTTHRNHGHLLARGADPKKLLAEILGRATGYNKGKGGSFHTVVPALGFLHTSAVVAGIIPLATGTAYAAKALGNGRVTVCLFGDGALEEGAAPEAFNLASLWKLPVLFLCENNGKYGSGRARAAAQSSTMAAYPLTDLPAAYKIPAMQIDGIDSGIVHAAVSEAVEKIRRGEGPQFIEAQTVRWPGSETNWPSVVQPTDCSLAWDVSGVPEKVREWYRSCDPLLVFVRELVEAGHATRREIADLENRVRAEIAAAVDFAVSSPYPALEEATTDVYA from the coding sequence ATGCTGCCGCCGCTACCGCGTGAAACGCTGCTCGATTTCTGCCGGCGGATGCTCGTCATCCGCCACTTCGAGGAGAGCCTGGTCCCTTTGCACGACAAGGGAGTCTTCGGCGGCCATTACCATCTCTACATCGGCCAGGAAGCGACCGGCGTCCCGGCGATCTCCTGCCTGAGAGCCGACGACTATCTCTTCACGACGCACCGCAACCACGGGCACTTGCTCGCCCGCGGCGCAGACCCCAAGAAGCTTCTGGCGGAGATCCTCGGCCGGGCCACCGGTTACAACAAGGGCAAGGGCGGCTCCTTTCACACTGTGGTTCCCGCTCTCGGCTTTCTTCACACCTCGGCGGTCGTTGCGGGCATCATCCCGCTCGCCACCGGGACGGCGTATGCCGCCAAAGCGCTGGGGAACGGGCGCGTCACAGTGTGCCTCTTCGGCGACGGAGCGCTCGAAGAGGGAGCCGCTCCGGAAGCCTTCAACCTGGCTTCGCTGTGGAAGCTGCCGGTGCTCTTTTTGTGCGAGAACAACGGGAAATACGGTTCGGGGCGGGCTCGGGCCGCGGCCCAGTCGTCGACGATGGCCGCCTACCCGCTCACCGACCTGCCGGCGGCGTACAAGATTCCCGCTATGCAGATCGACGGAATCGACTCGGGCATCGTCCACGCCGCGGTCTCGGAAGCGGTCGAGAAAATACGGCGAGGCGAGGGCCCGCAGTTCATCGAGGCTCAAACCGTCCGCTGGCCGGGTAGCGAGACCAACTGGCCGAGCGTGGTTCAGCCCACGGACTGCTCGCTCGCATGGGACGTAAGCGGCGTTCCCGAAAAAGTCCGCGAATGGTATCGGAGCTGCGATCCGCTGCTGGTTTTCGTTCGCGAGCTGGTGGAGGCGGGCCATGCCACTCGCCGGGAGATCGCCGATCTGGAAAACAGAGTGAGGGCCGAGATTGCGGCCGCGGTCGATTTCGCCGTCTCCAGCCCGTATCCGGCGCTCGAAGAGGCGACCACGGATGTCTACGCATGA